A genomic segment from Nicotiana sylvestris chromosome 1, ASM39365v2, whole genome shotgun sequence encodes:
- the LOC104212595 gene encoding probable pectinesterase/pectinesterase inhibitor 25, giving the protein MSKQLLLFFLTIPFIFFSLALPIIGQSIPPSQSPSIACKSSLYPKLCRSLLSAFQHSPSNPNDYSKFSVKQCQKNAGKLSNLIAHFLTTQKGRALFVNTKEISALNDCHQLSELTVDYLESISAELKAADGATTSDALVGKIQTLLSAVVTNQQTCYEGLKEAGSSMVAELLAPLSNAAEIYSVSLGLVAHALGRVRKPRKTGGLLAEHRGLMEEEYWARDSRLMASKVNQASERSHQRGGRILDELVENGVHINQTVTVSPYGGCNFTSIGEAIAFAPNNSMIEDGYFLIYAKQGYYEEYVVVPKNKKNIMLIGEGVDLTVVAGNRSVIDGWTTYNSATFAVSGERFVAINITFKNLAGPWKHQAVALRNNADLSTFYRCRFEGYQDTLYTHSLRQFYRECDIYGTVDFIFGNAAAIFQNCNMFARKPMPDQKNIFTAQGRSDPNQNTGISIQNCTIQAAPDLAQEMNGTLSFLGRPWHNYSRTVIMQSYIGDVIAPVGWLEWNGTNGLDTLYYGEFENYGPGANTTTRVQWPGYNLMNASQAMNFTVYNFTMGDTWLPSTNVPFSQGL; this is encoded by the exons ATGTCAAAGCAGCTCCTACTCTTCTTCCTCACTATTCCCttcatctttttttctttagCTCTACCAATTATCGGCCAAAGTATACCTCCATCACAATCACCTTCCATCGCATGCAAATCCTCACTTTACCCAAAACTCTGTCGATCCCTTCTCTCTGCATTTCAGCATTCTCCTTCTAACCCAAATGACTACAGCAAGTTCTCTGTGAAGCAATGCCAGAAAAATGCCGGCAAATTGTCCAACTTAATCGCACATTTTCTTACAACCCAGAAAGGGAGAGCACTATTTGTTAACACCAAAGAGATTAGTGCTTTAAATGACTGTCACCAGCTCTCTGAGCTCACAGTCGATTACTTAGAGTCCATCTCCGCCGAGCTGAAAGCGGCTGACGGAGCCACAACTTCCGACGCTTTAGTTGGAAAAATTCAGACATTGTTGAGTGCGGTGGTGACGAATCAGCAGACGTGTTATGAAGGACTGAAAGAAGCAGGCAGTAGCATGGTGGCGGAATTGTTGGCGCCGCTGAGCAACGCGGCGGAAATCTACAGCGTGTCCCTTGGGCTGGTGGCGCATGCATTGGGACGCGTAAGGAAACCCAGAAAAACTGGCGGATTGTTGGCTGAGCACAGAGGATTGATGGAGGAAGAGTACTGGGCACGAGATTCAAGATTGATGGCTTCCAAG GTTAACCAAGCATCGGAGAGGTCTCATCAAAGGGGTGGAAGGATTCTTGACGAGTTGGTAGAAAATGGTGTTCACATTAATCAAACAGTAACAGTTAGTCCTTATGGTGGCTGCAACTTTACATCAATAGGTGAAGCCATTGCATTTGCGCCTAATAACTCGATGATTGAAGATGGCTACTTTCTCATCTACGCGAAGCAAGGATACTATGAGGAGTATGTTGTcgtgccaaagaacaagaagaatATTATGTTGATTGGAGAAGGAGTTGATCTCACTGTGGTTGCTGGTAATCGAAGTGTCATAGACGGCTGGACAACCTATAATTCAGCAACCTTTG CCGTTTCAGGGGAGCGATTTGTAGCCATAAACATAACCTTCAAGAACCTAGCTGGTCCTTGGAAGCACCAAGCTGTAGCTCTAAGGAACAATGCGGACCTTTCCACATTCTATAGATGTCGTTTTGAGGGCTATCAAGATACTTTGTACACGCACTCTTTAAGACAATTCTACAGAGAATGTGATATCTATGGTACAGTGGACTTCATATTTGGCAATGCAGCTGCAATATTCCAAAACTGCAATATGTTTGCTAGGAAACCAATGCCAGATCAGAAGAATATTTTCACAGCACAAGGCCGAAGTGATCCCAACCAAAACACTGGCATTTCTATCCAGAACTGCACCATTCAAGCTGCACCTGATTTGGCTCAGGAGATGAATGGCACGTTAAGTTTTCTTGGCCGGCCTTGGCACAATTACTCTAGGACTGTTATCATGCAGTCGTATATAGGAGATGTGATCGCGCCCGTTGGATGGTTAGAGTGGAATGGGACGAATGGACTCGATACCCTTTACTATGGGGAGTTTGAGAATTATGGACCAGGGGCTAATACAACAACAAGAGTACAATGGCCTGGTTATAACTTAATGAATGCTTCACAAGCAATGAACTTTACTGTCTATAATTTTACTATGGGAGATACTTGGTTGCCCTCTACAAATGTTCCTTTCTCTCAAGGCCTGTAG